A part of Anabas testudineus chromosome 9, fAnaTes1.2, whole genome shotgun sequence genomic DNA contains:
- the prdm12b gene encoding PR domain zinc finger protein 12b isoform X2 has protein sequence MGSVLPGSSLGLKPGFKPQQPLSLADIITSDILHSFLYGRWRHVLGEQHHHTHHPPQHHLQPEDRTAPSASPKTAFTAEVLAQSFSGEVQKLSSLVLPSEVIIAQSSVPGEGLGIFSKTWIKAGTEMGPFTGRLISPEHIDLYKNNNLMWEVFNEDGTVRYFIDASQEDQRSWMTYIKCARNEQEQNLEVVQIGSSIFYRAVETIPPDQELLVWYGNSHNTFLGIPGIPGGDEEQSKKTKTDDFHTCEGSSSSSSSSSSSSSSSSSSASLGRMRCVICHRGFNSRSNLRSHMRIHTLDKPFVCRFCNRRFSQSSTLRNHVRLHTGERPYKCHVCQSAYSQLAGLRAHQKSARHRPNGDSVAAGVGVVVVGGAGGGVHSAHSPPPPHPPQLTAVPHPASLVHHIPTMVL, from the exons ATGGGCTCCGTGCTCCCCGGCTCCTCGCTGGGCCTGAAGCCGGGCTTCAAGCCGCAGCAGCCGCTCTCCCTGGCGGACATCATCACCTCGGACATCCTGCACAGCTTCCTGTACGGCCGCTGGAGGCACGTGCTGGGCGAGCAGCACCACCACACGCACCACCCGCCCCAGCACCACCTGCAGCCGGAGGACCGCACCGCCCCGAGCGCAAGTCCCAAAACCGCGTTCACCGCCGAGGTGCTGGCGCAGTCCTTCTCCGGAG aggTGCAGAAGTTGTCCAGTCTGGTTTTACCCAGCGAGGTGATCATCGCTCAGAGTTCAGTCCCAG GAGAAGGTTTGGGGATTTTCTCTAAAACCTGGATCAAAGCAGGGACAGAGATGGGACCATTCACCGGACGCCTCATCTCACCTGAGCACATCGACCTGTACAAGAACAACAACCTCATGTGGGAG GTGTTCAACGAGGACGGGACGGTCAGGTACTTCATTGATGCCAGTCAGGAGGACCAGAGGAGCTGGATGACGTACATCAAGTGTGCGAGGAACGAGCAGGAGCAGAACCTGGAGGTGGTTCAGATCGGGAGCAGCATCTTCTACAGGGCTGTGGAG ACGATTCCTCCAGACCAGGAGCTGTTGGTCTGGTATGGAAACTCCCACAACACCTTCCTGGGAATCCCTGGAATTCCTGGAGGAGACGAGGAACAGAGCAAGAAGACCAAGACCG ATGATTTCCACACCTGTGAaggctcctcttcttcctcctcctcctcttcctcctcctcctcctcctcctcttcctccgcTAGTCTGGGCCGGATGCGCTGCGTCATCTGCCACCGCGGCTTCAACTCCCGCAGCAACCTGCGCTCCCACATGCGCATCCACACCCTGGACAAACCGTTCGTCTGCCGCTTCTGCAACCGCCGCTTCAGCCAGTCGTCCACGCTGAGGAACCACGTCCGGCTGCACACCGGCGAGCGCCCCTACAAGTGCCACGTCTGCCAGTCTGCGTACTCGCAGCTGGCCGGGCTCAGGGCGCACCAGAAGAGCGCCAGGCACCGGCCCAACGGAGACTCCGTCGCCGCGGGAGTCGGTGTCGTGGTGGTGGGAGGTGCGGGAGGAGGTGTGCACTCCGCTcattctcctccacctcctcacccACCACAGCTGACCGCTGTGCCTCACCCGGCATCGCTGGTTCATCATATACCCACCATGGTGctgtga
- the prdm12b gene encoding PR domain zinc finger protein 12b isoform X1, with protein sequence MGSVLPGSSLGLKPGFKPQQPLSLADIITSDILHSFLYGRWRHVLGEQHHHTHHPPQHHLQPEDRTAPSASPKTAFTAEVLAQSFSGEVQKLSSLVLPSEVIIAQSSVPGEGLGIFSKTWIKAGTEMGPFTGRLISPEHIDLYKNNNLMWEVFNEDGTVRYFIDASQEDQRSWMTYIKCARNEQEQNLEVVQIGSSIFYRAVETIPPDQELLVWYGNSHNTFLGIPGIPGGDEEQSKKTKTVLSETFLLLLTDDFHTCEGSSSSSSSSSSSSSSSSSSASLGRMRCVICHRGFNSRSNLRSHMRIHTLDKPFVCRFCNRRFSQSSTLRNHVRLHTGERPYKCHVCQSAYSQLAGLRAHQKSARHRPNGDSVAAGVGVVVVGGAGGGVHSAHSPPPPHPPQLTAVPHPASLVHHIPTMVL encoded by the exons ATGGGCTCCGTGCTCCCCGGCTCCTCGCTGGGCCTGAAGCCGGGCTTCAAGCCGCAGCAGCCGCTCTCCCTGGCGGACATCATCACCTCGGACATCCTGCACAGCTTCCTGTACGGCCGCTGGAGGCACGTGCTGGGCGAGCAGCACCACCACACGCACCACCCGCCCCAGCACCACCTGCAGCCGGAGGACCGCACCGCCCCGAGCGCAAGTCCCAAAACCGCGTTCACCGCCGAGGTGCTGGCGCAGTCCTTCTCCGGAG aggTGCAGAAGTTGTCCAGTCTGGTTTTACCCAGCGAGGTGATCATCGCTCAGAGTTCAGTCCCAG GAGAAGGTTTGGGGATTTTCTCTAAAACCTGGATCAAAGCAGGGACAGAGATGGGACCATTCACCGGACGCCTCATCTCACCTGAGCACATCGACCTGTACAAGAACAACAACCTCATGTGGGAG GTGTTCAACGAGGACGGGACGGTCAGGTACTTCATTGATGCCAGTCAGGAGGACCAGAGGAGCTGGATGACGTACATCAAGTGTGCGAGGAACGAGCAGGAGCAGAACCTGGAGGTGGTTCAGATCGGGAGCAGCATCTTCTACAGGGCTGTGGAG ACGATTCCTCCAGACCAGGAGCTGTTGGTCTGGTATGGAAACTCCCACAACACCTTCCTGGGAATCCCTGGAATTCCTGGAGGAGACGAGGAACAGAGCAAGAAGACCAAGACCG TGTTGTCTGAAacgtttctcctcctcctgacaGATGATTTCCACACCTGTGAaggctcctcttcttcctcctcctcctcttcctcctcctcctcctcctcctcttcctccgcTAGTCTGGGCCGGATGCGCTGCGTCATCTGCCACCGCGGCTTCAACTCCCGCAGCAACCTGCGCTCCCACATGCGCATCCACACCCTGGACAAACCGTTCGTCTGCCGCTTCTGCAACCGCCGCTTCAGCCAGTCGTCCACGCTGAGGAACCACGTCCGGCTGCACACCGGCGAGCGCCCCTACAAGTGCCACGTCTGCCAGTCTGCGTACTCGCAGCTGGCCGGGCTCAGGGCGCACCAGAAGAGCGCCAGGCACCGGCCCAACGGAGACTCCGTCGCCGCGGGAGTCGGTGTCGTGGTGGTGGGAGGTGCGGGAGGAGGTGTGCACTCCGCTcattctcctccacctcctcacccACCACAGCTGACCGCTGTGCCTCACCCGGCATCGCTGGTTCATCATATACCCACCATGGTGctgtga
- the prdm12b gene encoding PR domain zinc finger protein 12b isoform X3 — MGSVLPGSSLGLKPGFKPQQPLSLADIITSDILHSFLYGRWRHVLGEQHHHTHHPPQHHLQPEDRTAPSASPKTAFTAEVLAQSFSGEVQKLSSLVLPSEVIIAQSSVPGEGLGIFSKTWIKAGTEMGPFTGRLISPEHIDLYKNNNLMWEVFNEDGTVRYFIDASQEDQRSWMTYIKCARNEQEQNLEVVQIGSSIFYRAVETIPPDQELLVWYGNSHNTFLGIPGIPGGDEEQSKKTKTDDFHTCEGSSSSSSSSSSSSSSSSSSASLGRMRCVICHRGFNSRSNLRSHMRIHTLDKPFVCRFCNRRFSQSSTLRNHVRLHTGERPYKCHVCQSAYSQLAGLRAHQKSARHRPNGDSVAAGVGVHSAHSPPPPHPPQLTAVPHPASLVHHIPTMVL; from the exons ATGGGCTCCGTGCTCCCCGGCTCCTCGCTGGGCCTGAAGCCGGGCTTCAAGCCGCAGCAGCCGCTCTCCCTGGCGGACATCATCACCTCGGACATCCTGCACAGCTTCCTGTACGGCCGCTGGAGGCACGTGCTGGGCGAGCAGCACCACCACACGCACCACCCGCCCCAGCACCACCTGCAGCCGGAGGACCGCACCGCCCCGAGCGCAAGTCCCAAAACCGCGTTCACCGCCGAGGTGCTGGCGCAGTCCTTCTCCGGAG aggTGCAGAAGTTGTCCAGTCTGGTTTTACCCAGCGAGGTGATCATCGCTCAGAGTTCAGTCCCAG GAGAAGGTTTGGGGATTTTCTCTAAAACCTGGATCAAAGCAGGGACAGAGATGGGACCATTCACCGGACGCCTCATCTCACCTGAGCACATCGACCTGTACAAGAACAACAACCTCATGTGGGAG GTGTTCAACGAGGACGGGACGGTCAGGTACTTCATTGATGCCAGTCAGGAGGACCAGAGGAGCTGGATGACGTACATCAAGTGTGCGAGGAACGAGCAGGAGCAGAACCTGGAGGTGGTTCAGATCGGGAGCAGCATCTTCTACAGGGCTGTGGAG ACGATTCCTCCAGACCAGGAGCTGTTGGTCTGGTATGGAAACTCCCACAACACCTTCCTGGGAATCCCTGGAATTCCTGGAGGAGACGAGGAACAGAGCAAGAAGACCAAGACCG ATGATTTCCACACCTGTGAaggctcctcttcttcctcctcctcctcttcctcctcctcctcctcctcctcttcctccgcTAGTCTGGGCCGGATGCGCTGCGTCATCTGCCACCGCGGCTTCAACTCCCGCAGCAACCTGCGCTCCCACATGCGCATCCACACCCTGGACAAACCGTTCGTCTGCCGCTTCTGCAACCGCCGCTTCAGCCAGTCGTCCACGCTGAGGAACCACGTCCGGCTGCACACCGGCGAGCGCCCCTACAAGTGCCACGTCTGCCAGTCTGCGTACTCGCAGCTGGCCGGGCTCAGGGCGCACCAGAAGAGCGCCAGGCACCGGCCCAACGGAGACTCCGTCGCCGCGGGAGTCG GTGTGCACTCCGCTcattctcctccacctcctcacccACCACAGCTGACCGCTGTGCCTCACCCGGCATCGCTGGTTCATCATATACCCACCATGGTGctgtga
- the LOC113150404 gene encoding far upstream element-binding protein 3-like isoform X3 has product MMAELVQGQASMNQPGLKSEGLADVLQRARQMVGKIGGETMSHLNSSSGSVEPSLYYPGQKRPGDDGVGNQLAAMGHQSRVITEDYKVPDRMVGFIIGRGGEQITRIQLESGCKIQIAADSGGLMERPCSLTGTPESIEHAKRLLVQIVERCRNGPGFHSDGEGATSVQEMLIPASKVGLVIGRGGDTIKQLQERAGVKMMMIQDGPMPTGADKPLRISGDPYKVQAARELVLEVIREKDGDFRSGRNDFGARLGGSSLDVPVPRFAVGIVIGRNGEMIKKIQNDAGVRIQFKADDGISPERVAMVMGQPDRCQHAVHLINELIQTAQERDGFGSALRGSRVRGRSDWTIGSPGPLQEVTYTIPADKCGLVIGKGGETIKSINQQSGAHVELQRNPPPSTDPSTRVFTIRGTAQQMELARQLIDDKIGGSGIVSNGNFGFNPFTQGPATHQNCGSGQAFLTGVWGNTYQTSWQNPGQQDPGQQNQPQSLMTDYSKAWEDYYKKQSQSSQQSSVPEYTAAIAEYYRQQQPYLWNPAQIQDH; this is encoded by the exons ATGATGGCGGAGCTGGTGCAGGGACAGGCCTCGATGAACCAGCCGGGGCTGAAGTCAGAGGGCCTAGCCGATGTTTTACAGAGGGCCCGGCAG atggTGGGTAAGATAGGCGGAGAAACCATGTCCCACCTCAACAGCTCCTCAGGAAGTGTTGAGCCCTCACTGTATTACCCCGGCCAGAAACGACCAGGCGACGATGGAG taGGTAACCAGCTAGCAGCCATGGGCCATCAGAG caggGTAATCACAGAGGATTACAAGGTCCCCGACAGGATGGTGGGCTTCA TTAttggcagaggaggagaacagatCACCAGGATCCAGTTGGAGTCTGGCTGCAAGATCCAGATCGCTGCTG acagTGGAGGTCTGATGGAGCGGCCGTGTTCCCTGACTGGAACTCCAGAGAGCATCGA gcaTGCAAAGCGCCTGCTGGTCCAGATCGTGGAGCGCTGTAGAAATGGTCCAGGTTTCCACAGCGATGGAGAGGGCGCGACTTCAGTGCAGGAGATGCTGATCCCAGCTAGTAAGGTGGGGCTGGTGATTGGTCGAGGAGGAGACACCATCAAACAGCTGCAG GAGCGAGCTGGagtaaagatgatgatgatccaGGATGGGCCGATGCCGACAGGAGCTGACAAACCCCTTCGTATCTCTGGAGACCCGTACAAAGTGCAG GCGGCGAGAGAGTTGGTGTTGGAGGTGATCAGGGAGAAGGATGGAGATTTCAGATCAGGGCGCAATGATTTTGGTGCCCGACTGGGAGGAAGCAGCCTGGAC GTTCCAGTTCCCAGGTTTGCTGTTGGCATTGTGATTGGCAGAAATGGAGAAATGATCAAAAAGATCCAGAATGATGCAGGTGTCCGAATCCAGTTTAAAGCAG ATGATGGCATCAGTCCGGAGCGTGTTGCTATGGTGATGGGTCAGCCAGACCGCTGTCAGCACGCTGTGCACCTCATCAATGAGCTCATCCAGACCGCACAG GAACGCGATGGTTTCGGCTCGGCCCTGCGGGGCAGCCGGGTCAGAGGTCGTAGTGATTGGACCATAGGCTCTCCTGGTCCCCTTCAGGAAGTGACCTACACCATCCCTGCTGACAAGTGTGGCCTGGTCATCGGCAAAG GAGGGGAAACCATTAAGAGTATTAACCAGCAGTCTGGAGCTCatgtggagctgcagaggaacCCACCCCCCTCCACTGACCCCAGCACTCGGGTCTTCACCATCAGAGGCACCGCTCAGCAGATGGAACTGGCCCGTCAGCTCATAGACGACAAGATCGGG GGTTCAGGTATTGTGAGTAATGGAAATTTTGGCTTCAACCCCTTCACCCAGGGTCCTGCTACACACCAGAA ctgtggcAGTGGTCAGGCTTTCCTGACTGGCGTTTGGGGAAACACCTACCAGACCAGCTGGCAGAACCCTGGACAACAGGACCCTG gtcaGCAGAACCAGCCTCAGAGCCTGATGACAGACTACAGTAAGGCCTGGGAGGACTACTACAAGAAACAGA gtCAGTCGTCTCAGCAGAGCTCGGTGCCAGAATACACTGCAGCGATAGCAGAATactacagacagcagcagccgTACCTGTGGAACCCTGCCCAGATACAG GATCATTAG
- the LOC113150404 gene encoding far upstream element-binding protein 3-like isoform X1, whose product MMAELVQGQASMNQPGLKSEGLADVLQRARQMVGKIGGETMSHLNSSSGSVEPSLYYPGQKRPGDDGVGNQLAAMGHQSRVITEDYKVPDRMVGFIIGRGGEQITRIQLESGCKIQIAADSGGLMERPCSLTGTPESIEHAKRLLVQIVERCRNGPGFHSDGEGATSVQEMLIPASKVGLVIGRGGDTIKQLQERAGVKMMMIQDGPMPTGADKPLRISGDPYKVQAARELVLEVIREKDGDFRSGRNDFGARLGGSSLDVPVPRFAVGIVIGRNGEMIKKIQNDAGVRIQFKADDGISPERVAMVMGQPDRCQHAVHLINELIQTAQERDGFGSALRGSRVRGRSDWTIGSPGPLQEVTYTIPADKCGLVIGKGGETIKSINQQSGAHVELQRNPPPSTDPSTRVFTIRGTAQQMELARQLIDDKIGGSGIVSNGNFGFNPFTQGPATHQNCGSGQAFLTGVWGNTYQTSWQNPGQQDPGHSLAQTGQVDYSKAWEQYYKKLGQQNQPQSLMTDYSKAWEDYYKKQSQSSQQSSVPEYTAAIAEYYRQQQPYLWNPAQIQDH is encoded by the exons ATGATGGCGGAGCTGGTGCAGGGACAGGCCTCGATGAACCAGCCGGGGCTGAAGTCAGAGGGCCTAGCCGATGTTTTACAGAGGGCCCGGCAG atggTGGGTAAGATAGGCGGAGAAACCATGTCCCACCTCAACAGCTCCTCAGGAAGTGTTGAGCCCTCACTGTATTACCCCGGCCAGAAACGACCAGGCGACGATGGAG taGGTAACCAGCTAGCAGCCATGGGCCATCAGAG caggGTAATCACAGAGGATTACAAGGTCCCCGACAGGATGGTGGGCTTCA TTAttggcagaggaggagaacagatCACCAGGATCCAGTTGGAGTCTGGCTGCAAGATCCAGATCGCTGCTG acagTGGAGGTCTGATGGAGCGGCCGTGTTCCCTGACTGGAACTCCAGAGAGCATCGA gcaTGCAAAGCGCCTGCTGGTCCAGATCGTGGAGCGCTGTAGAAATGGTCCAGGTTTCCACAGCGATGGAGAGGGCGCGACTTCAGTGCAGGAGATGCTGATCCCAGCTAGTAAGGTGGGGCTGGTGATTGGTCGAGGAGGAGACACCATCAAACAGCTGCAG GAGCGAGCTGGagtaaagatgatgatgatccaGGATGGGCCGATGCCGACAGGAGCTGACAAACCCCTTCGTATCTCTGGAGACCCGTACAAAGTGCAG GCGGCGAGAGAGTTGGTGTTGGAGGTGATCAGGGAGAAGGATGGAGATTTCAGATCAGGGCGCAATGATTTTGGTGCCCGACTGGGAGGAAGCAGCCTGGAC GTTCCAGTTCCCAGGTTTGCTGTTGGCATTGTGATTGGCAGAAATGGAGAAATGATCAAAAAGATCCAGAATGATGCAGGTGTCCGAATCCAGTTTAAAGCAG ATGATGGCATCAGTCCGGAGCGTGTTGCTATGGTGATGGGTCAGCCAGACCGCTGTCAGCACGCTGTGCACCTCATCAATGAGCTCATCCAGACCGCACAG GAACGCGATGGTTTCGGCTCGGCCCTGCGGGGCAGCCGGGTCAGAGGTCGTAGTGATTGGACCATAGGCTCTCCTGGTCCCCTTCAGGAAGTGACCTACACCATCCCTGCTGACAAGTGTGGCCTGGTCATCGGCAAAG GAGGGGAAACCATTAAGAGTATTAACCAGCAGTCTGGAGCTCatgtggagctgcagaggaacCCACCCCCCTCCACTGACCCCAGCACTCGGGTCTTCACCATCAGAGGCACCGCTCAGCAGATGGAACTGGCCCGTCAGCTCATAGACGACAAGATCGGG GGTTCAGGTATTGTGAGTAATGGAAATTTTGGCTTCAACCCCTTCACCCAGGGTCCTGCTACACACCAGAA ctgtggcAGTGGTCAGGCTTTCCTGACTGGCGTTTGGGGAAACACCTACCAGACCAGCTGGCAGAACCCTGGACAACAGGACCCTG gtcaCAGTTTGGCTCAGACAGGACAGGTGGACTACTCTAAAGCATGGGAGCAGTACTATAAGAAGCTAG gtcaGCAGAACCAGCCTCAGAGCCTGATGACAGACTACAGTAAGGCCTGGGAGGACTACTACAAGAAACAGA gtCAGTCGTCTCAGCAGAGCTCGGTGCCAGAATACACTGCAGCGATAGCAGAATactacagacagcagcagccgTACCTGTGGAACCCTGCCCAGATACAG GATCATTAG
- the LOC113150404 gene encoding far upstream element-binding protein 3-like isoform X2 gives MMAELVQGQASMNQPGLKSEGLADVLQRARQMVGKIGGETMSHLNSSSGSVEPSLYYPGQKRPGDDGVGNQLAAMGHQRVITEDYKVPDRMVGFIIGRGGEQITRIQLESGCKIQIAADSGGLMERPCSLTGTPESIEHAKRLLVQIVERCRNGPGFHSDGEGATSVQEMLIPASKVGLVIGRGGDTIKQLQERAGVKMMMIQDGPMPTGADKPLRISGDPYKVQAARELVLEVIREKDGDFRSGRNDFGARLGGSSLDVPVPRFAVGIVIGRNGEMIKKIQNDAGVRIQFKADDGISPERVAMVMGQPDRCQHAVHLINELIQTAQERDGFGSALRGSRVRGRSDWTIGSPGPLQEVTYTIPADKCGLVIGKGGETIKSINQQSGAHVELQRNPPPSTDPSTRVFTIRGTAQQMELARQLIDDKIGGSGIVSNGNFGFNPFTQGPATHQNCGSGQAFLTGVWGNTYQTSWQNPGQQDPGHSLAQTGQVDYSKAWEQYYKKLGQQNQPQSLMTDYSKAWEDYYKKQSQSSQQSSVPEYTAAIAEYYRQQQPYLWNPAQIQDH, from the exons ATGATGGCGGAGCTGGTGCAGGGACAGGCCTCGATGAACCAGCCGGGGCTGAAGTCAGAGGGCCTAGCCGATGTTTTACAGAGGGCCCGGCAG atggTGGGTAAGATAGGCGGAGAAACCATGTCCCACCTCAACAGCTCCTCAGGAAGTGTTGAGCCCTCACTGTATTACCCCGGCCAGAAACGACCAGGCGACGATGGAG taGGTAACCAGCTAGCAGCCATGGGCCATCAGAG gGTAATCACAGAGGATTACAAGGTCCCCGACAGGATGGTGGGCTTCA TTAttggcagaggaggagaacagatCACCAGGATCCAGTTGGAGTCTGGCTGCAAGATCCAGATCGCTGCTG acagTGGAGGTCTGATGGAGCGGCCGTGTTCCCTGACTGGAACTCCAGAGAGCATCGA gcaTGCAAAGCGCCTGCTGGTCCAGATCGTGGAGCGCTGTAGAAATGGTCCAGGTTTCCACAGCGATGGAGAGGGCGCGACTTCAGTGCAGGAGATGCTGATCCCAGCTAGTAAGGTGGGGCTGGTGATTGGTCGAGGAGGAGACACCATCAAACAGCTGCAG GAGCGAGCTGGagtaaagatgatgatgatccaGGATGGGCCGATGCCGACAGGAGCTGACAAACCCCTTCGTATCTCTGGAGACCCGTACAAAGTGCAG GCGGCGAGAGAGTTGGTGTTGGAGGTGATCAGGGAGAAGGATGGAGATTTCAGATCAGGGCGCAATGATTTTGGTGCCCGACTGGGAGGAAGCAGCCTGGAC GTTCCAGTTCCCAGGTTTGCTGTTGGCATTGTGATTGGCAGAAATGGAGAAATGATCAAAAAGATCCAGAATGATGCAGGTGTCCGAATCCAGTTTAAAGCAG ATGATGGCATCAGTCCGGAGCGTGTTGCTATGGTGATGGGTCAGCCAGACCGCTGTCAGCACGCTGTGCACCTCATCAATGAGCTCATCCAGACCGCACAG GAACGCGATGGTTTCGGCTCGGCCCTGCGGGGCAGCCGGGTCAGAGGTCGTAGTGATTGGACCATAGGCTCTCCTGGTCCCCTTCAGGAAGTGACCTACACCATCCCTGCTGACAAGTGTGGCCTGGTCATCGGCAAAG GAGGGGAAACCATTAAGAGTATTAACCAGCAGTCTGGAGCTCatgtggagctgcagaggaacCCACCCCCCTCCACTGACCCCAGCACTCGGGTCTTCACCATCAGAGGCACCGCTCAGCAGATGGAACTGGCCCGTCAGCTCATAGACGACAAGATCGGG GGTTCAGGTATTGTGAGTAATGGAAATTTTGGCTTCAACCCCTTCACCCAGGGTCCTGCTACACACCAGAA ctgtggcAGTGGTCAGGCTTTCCTGACTGGCGTTTGGGGAAACACCTACCAGACCAGCTGGCAGAACCCTGGACAACAGGACCCTG gtcaCAGTTTGGCTCAGACAGGACAGGTGGACTACTCTAAAGCATGGGAGCAGTACTATAAGAAGCTAG gtcaGCAGAACCAGCCTCAGAGCCTGATGACAGACTACAGTAAGGCCTGGGAGGACTACTACAAGAAACAGA gtCAGTCGTCTCAGCAGAGCTCGGTGCCAGAATACACTGCAGCGATAGCAGAATactacagacagcagcagccgTACCTGTGGAACCCTGCCCAGATACAG GATCATTAG